TTCTAATGGGGGCGATTTGTTAAAATTCGCTGTGCAATCCTTTCGCCCCGCAGGGGCGACGGCTGGTGGTGCCTGCATTTCGCCCGGCGCGCCTGCCGCGAAGCGGCGGCATCGTCGGGCGAAATGCAGGCACCATCTTTCAGGGCTCCGACCCTTCGCAAGCCGGCCACGCCTTCCGCTGGCCAGAGCGAATCGGGGGGACCGGGGGGCGCGCCCGCCCCCCGGCGGTGAGGTCCAGGAGAGGCAGCGCCTCTCCTGGCCGCCGGAGGCACGCTTCCCGCTACCGCTACACGCCTTCGCGCAGCCATTCGGCGAAATCGGAGAGTTCGCCGGTCCAGCCCTGGCTCAGGCGGACATTGAGGAACTGCGTATAGAGCGCGTCGAAGAAGCCGGCGCATTTTTCGATCAGGTACATCTTTTCCAGCACCTTGGCGTCGGGGTCGTCGCCTTCTTCGGAGCGGGTTTCCGTTTTGGGGGGGCGCAGGGCGTTTAGCGTGAAGTCGTCGGCCTTGGCCACAACGGTCCAGGTTTCGCCGTCCTGTTCGAAGCGGATGAGCGCGCGGTCCACGCGTTTGCCGCTTTTGACGCCCAGGCGCGCTTCGGCGAACTGGGCATGGGGGCCGGAGACGGTGGCGGTTTCGGCTTCCTCGCCGGAGCCGCCGCGCACCGATATTTTCTGCTCCAGGTAGACGTTGACCTCGGAGCCGTCGGGCAGCTTGAAGAGCCAGCCGCTTTTTTCGCTTTTGAACCAGAGCCAGGTCAGGAAGTCCTGGCCGAGCACCGGATTTTTGGCTTCCGCCATGTTTATATCCATACGCATGCCCTCCCGGCATCGGTATGCTTTAGGTATGGTGTGCGGTTGGCTGGTCGGCCACGCGCCCTTTGCCCGGGAGCGATCCCGGCATGGCCGCGCGGCATGAGCCTCAACCCCCTATTGAAAGTTGTTGAAGGGGGTCCAGGGGGAAACTTTTTTCAAAAAGTTTCCCCCTGGCCGCCGGAGGCATCTTTTCTCTCTTCCTCTCTATCCATTTCCTCCGAACGCGCTGGGTTCGACGTGTTCGATGGCCAGGCCGCGTTCGACGCCGAGGATGCGTTCGGCGAGGAAGGCCGGGGTTTGCGGTTCGAGGTGCAGTTCGAAGGTCATGGTGAAGAGGTCTTCGAAGAGCGTTTGGACCTTGCCGTTGGTGGTGCACAGCCAGATGACGTGGTCCATGGTGTTCCAGATGGCCTCGAACACGGCCGGGATGGGCAGGGACCGGGACATGAGGTGGAGCTTGACCCGTTCGGCGATTTCTTTTTTGCGGTCCTTGGAGACGAAGTTTTTGCCTGCGGCCTGGTTGTGTTCCTTTTCCTGGTCGAGGGCGAGGCGCAGGTGTTTTTTGAGCACGGCCGGCGAGACGCGGCGCGTGTCCAGGCGCAGGGAGAAGGCGAGGTAGTGGCCTTTTTCCGGCGGCGCGGTGCGCCATTCGGTGTCCAGGTAGTCTTCGAAGGCGACCCAGCCGAAGGAGCGTTCGTCGGCGGTGCCGTCAATGTCCACGAAAGCGTATTTTTTGAGGCGGTCGGGGGCTTCCCGCAGGATGTCGTCCTTCACGTCGCCGACGATCCTGTAGCGGGTGAATCCGCCGCTGGCAGCCAAAAGTCCCAAGGCGTCCTCCTTTGCCGGCCGGTATTTCCGGCGCGGCGAGTGGGTTGTGTGGCTCAATAGATCAAATCCGGCCGGCGCGCCAGGGTCGGGGAAGCGGGGAGGGCGTCTGGGAGGATCTGTTGTTATATAAACGAGTTGGCGTACATTTTGTTGTGTTTGGCCCGCCTTATGCATGGGGAAAGGAAACGGAGGTGACGTCATGGCCGTCATCAGCTTCGCCCACACGGATGGCAGGATGCGCATCGGTTCCCACTCACGCAAGGCAATCACTCCCTCCGGGTGCAACGAGCCTTTCAAGAAGGCCTACTGGTGCCCGAAGCGGAAGTGGTTTTCCAAGGAACCATGCCCGTTTTCCAACCGCTTCGAATGCATGAGCTTCGCGCGCTTCAGCGGGGCCTTGTAGACCGGGACCCTTCATCCGGCGGGTTGCAGGAGGCCGACCGCCTTTTGCAACCGTCGCCGCCCCATGCCGCGTCCTTTCGGGCGGAACCTGCCGCCACGCCCAGTCTTTTTAATTGATCCCGCATCCGCCGCACCCCCTATCCCGCGTCATGGGCCTGACATTTTTGCCGGCCCGAAGCTGCAAAAACGTCGTTTTCCGGACCGCCCATTTTTCCCTTGAGCCTGACGTAACGTCAGGGTTTATGTTCGGCGGAAATGGAGGTGCACCCCATGTCGCTTCGCATCGGCGAACTCGCCAGGAAATCGGGACTGACCGTGCGCACCCTGCACCACTACGACGCCATCGGGCTTTTGACCCCGTCGGGCCGCAGCGACGCGGGTTATCGCCTTTATGACAGGAAGGACGTCATGCGCCTGCATGCCATCCAGGCGCTCAAGTCGTTCGGCTGTTCCCTGGCCGAGATCGGCCAGGCGTTGTCCCGGGGCAAACCGGAGCTGCCCGACATCCTGGATCGGCAGGTACGGGCCCTCGACGCCCAGGCCAGGCGGGCGATCGCGCTTAAGGACCGGCTGGCGCGGCTGCGGGAACGGATGCGCAACAAGGAAGGCACGGACGTCGACGACTGGCTGGAGGCGCTCGGGATGCTGCATGTGTATCGCCAATATTTTTCCGAGGAGGAGCTTATGCGGCTGCGACAGGGACGGGACAAGGACGCCTGGCGGGAACTGGCCGGCCGGGTCGATGCGGCCGTGTCCGCTGGGCAGGAGCCGGATGCGGCCGAGGCCCGGGAGCTGGTTCGGGACATCATTGGCCAGGCCGGCAGGACGGCCGAGGGCGATCCGGTGCTGCTGGTCAAAATGCGCGGCCTGCTCGACCGCGAGGAGCGGGTGCGGGCGACGGTGGGGTTTTCGCAGGCCGCCTTGGCCTGGATCGACGCGGCCGTGGCCGCCTATCGCCGCGACTGCCGGCCCGCCGTGCCCTCGGGTACGGCCCTGGGCGTGGCCACGCTGCGGGCGGCGCATCAGCTGCTCGACGATCCGCCGGTCTTTGTCGATCCTCTCGCCCTGGCCATGGTGGGGCCGGGGCGGGAGGCGGTCATCCGCAACGATCCGGCACGGTTCGCGGCCGGGACTCTGCCCGGGCTTCGGGCCTCGGTCGCGGTGCGCGCCCGCTGCGTCGAGGACGCCTGGGCGGCGGCCAGGGCCCGGGGATTGGGCCAATACGTGATTCTCGGGGCCGGGTTCGACACCTTCGCCTACCGCACGGCGGACCGGGACAGCCGGATTTTCGAAGTTGACCATCCCGGGACCCAGGCGAAAAAACGCCAACGGTTGGCCGAGGCGGGCATCGCCGCGCCGGAAAATCTCGTGTTCGTTCCCCTGGATTTCGAGCGGCGAACCTTGGCCGAGGCCCTGGACGCGGCCGGGTTTCGCCGGGACGAGCCGGCTTTTTTTTCCTGGCCGGGCGTCACCATGTACCTGCCCGAAGCGACGGTGCTCGAAACATTGGCCGTCCTTTCCGTGATGGTGGCGGGCTCCGAGGTTCTCTTCGACTACGCGGCCGACCCGGAGACGCTGTCCGAGGCCGAACGTAAGGGCCGCGAGGCGATCATGGACCGGGCTGCGGCCGGGGGAGAGCCGTGGAAATCCTGTTTCGAACCGGCGGACCTGGCCGACAGGCTTGCCCGGATGGGGTTCGTGGTTATCGAAGACCTTGGCGGCGCGGAACTGACGCGGCGCTATCTGGCCGGGCGGAGCGACGGCCTGCGAAAATCGGGTGTAAGCCGTATTGTGCACGTCACTATCCCCCGATCTTCCTGACGATTTTGAAAGCGGCCGGGTTGTCGCTGGCTTCCCGCGACACGCTCATGTAACCTCTCGCCTCCCGATTACGACGTGGGTGAGGCAACCGCATTTTTTCGGGTATTTTACGGGCGATTGCCTAAACGACAAGGATGTCCGTCATGCCTCTACGTACCGACGGTCGGGCCGCGCGCGGGCCCCTCAAATTGCTGGCTCTGGTCGCGCTTCTGGCGCTGGCCGCGGGGGCGCTTTGGCGCCTGGACGAAGGCTCGGGCGAGGCCAGGCCTCCGGGACCGCCGCCCGGGATGTCCATGGCGGTGACCGTGACCACGGCCGCGGCCAGGCTCGGCGACGCGCCCGTGACCCTCTCCGGCATCGGCACGGTCACGCCGCTTAGAACCGTCACGGTCAAAAGCCGGGTGGACGGCGAGCTGACCAAGGTGCTGTTCAAGGAAGGCCAGCAGGTCAAGGCCGGCGAATTGCTGGCCCAGATCGACCCGCGCCCCTTTATCGCCCAGCGCGATCAGTACGAAGGCCAGTTGGCCAAGGACACGGCCCTGCTGCAAAACGCCCGGGCCGATCTGGCGCGCTACACCAATCTGGTCCAAAAGGACATGCTGGCCGGCCAGACCAAGGACACCCAGGCGTCGCTGGTGCGCCAGTACGAGGGCGCGGTGCGCTCGGACAAGGCCCAGATCGACAACGTCAATCTCCAGATCGAGTACAGTCGCATCACGGCCCCGATTTCCGGCCGGGTGGGCCTGCGCCAGATCGACCCCGGCAACATGATCCATGCCACGGATTCCTCCGGGCTTTGCGTCATCACCCAGATGACGCCCATAAGCGTGCTGTTCACCCTGCCCGAGGACCAGCTTCCGGCCGTGCGCAAGCGCCTGCGCGCCGGGGAAAAGCTGTCCGTGGCCGCCTATGACCGCACCATGAGCGAGAAGCTGGCCGAGGGCACGCTCGAGACCACGGACAACCAGATCGACACCGCCACGGGCACGGTCAAGCTGCGGGCCATATTCCCCAATGCCGACGAGACGCTTTTTCCCAACCAGTTCGTCAACGCCGAGCTGCTCCTGGAAAAGAAGCAGGGCGTGGTCCTGCTGCCGGCTTCGGCCGTACTGCGCGGCCCCAAGGGGGCGCATGTGTTCGTGGTCGGCAAGGACAATACCGTCAGCGACCGCGCCGTGACCACGGACATGACCGTGGGCACGAACCTCGTGATCGCTTCCGGGCTCAGCGCGGGCGAGACGGTCGTGGTCGAGGGCGCGGACAGGCTGCGCGACGGCGCGAAAGTGGTCATCAAGAATCCGGGCAGCGCGGCGGCCGACAAATCATGAACCTCTCCCGCCCGTTCATCGTGCGGCCGGTCGCCACCACGCTCATCATGGTGGCGGTGATCCTGGCCGGCGCCGTCGCCTATTTCCAGCTTCCGGTCTCGGCCCTGCCCCAGGTGGATTATCCCACCATCCAGGTCCGCACGCTCTACCCCGGGGCCAGTCCCGACGTCATGGCCTCGGCGGTGACCGCGCCCCTGGAGCGCCAGTTCGGCCAGATGCCGGGGCTTACCCAGATGACCTCGGCCAGCTCCAGCGGGGCCTCGATCATCACCCTGCAATTCGCCCTGTCCCTGTCCCTGGACGTGGCCGAGCAGGAGGTGCAGGCCTCGATCAACACGGCCTCGACCCTGCTCCCCGACGACCTGCCCTCGCCGCCGGTCTACAGCAAGGTCAACCCGGCCGACGCGCCCATCCTGTCGCTGGCGCTGACCTCGGATTCCCTGCCCCTCACCGAGGTCCAGGACCTGGCCGACACGCGGCTTGCCCAGAAG
This window of the Solidesulfovibrio fructosivorans JJ] genome carries:
- a CDS encoding SAM-dependent methyltransferase; protein product: MSLRIGELARKSGLTVRTLHHYDAIGLLTPSGRSDAGYRLYDRKDVMRLHAIQALKSFGCSLAEIGQALSRGKPELPDILDRQVRALDAQARRAIALKDRLARLRERMRNKEGTDVDDWLEALGMLHVYRQYFSEEELMRLRQGRDKDAWRELAGRVDAAVSAGQEPDAAEARELVRDIIGQAGRTAEGDPVLLVKMRGLLDREERVRATVGFSQAALAWIDAAVAAYRRDCRPAVPSGTALGVATLRAAHQLLDDPPVFVDPLALAMVGPGREAVIRNDPARFAAGTLPGLRASVAVRARCVEDAWAAARARGLGQYVILGAGFDTFAYRTADRDSRIFEVDHPGTQAKKRQRLAEAGIAAPENLVFVPLDFERRTLAEALDAAGFRRDEPAFFSWPGVTMYLPEATVLETLAVLSVMVAGSEVLFDYAADPETLSEAERKGREAIMDRAAAGGEPWKSCFEPADLADRLARMGFVVIEDLGGAELTRRYLAGRSDGLRKSGVSRIVHVTIPRSS
- a CDS encoding MdtA/MuxA family multidrug efflux RND transporter periplasmic adaptor subunit, with product MPLRTDGRAARGPLKLLALVALLALAAGALWRLDEGSGEARPPGPPPGMSMAVTVTTAAARLGDAPVTLSGIGTVTPLRTVTVKSRVDGELTKVLFKEGQQVKAGELLAQIDPRPFIAQRDQYEGQLAKDTALLQNARADLARYTNLVQKDMLAGQTKDTQASLVRQYEGAVRSDKAQIDNVNLQIEYSRITAPISGRVGLRQIDPGNMIHATDSSGLCVITQMTPISVLFTLPEDQLPAVRKRLRAGEKLSVAAYDRTMSEKLAEGTLETTDNQIDTATGTVKLRAIFPNADETLFPNQFVNAELLLEKKQGVVLLPASAVLRGPKGAHVFVVGKDNTVSDRAVTTDMTVGTNLVIASGLSAGETVVVEGADRLRDGAKVVIKNPGSAAADKS